The following are encoded together in the Myxocyprinus asiaticus isolate MX2 ecotype Aquarium Trade chromosome 7, UBuf_Myxa_2, whole genome shotgun sequence genome:
- the LOC127443590 gene encoding zona pellucida sperm-binding protein 3-like, with protein MASWRPALAMMVPPSQEFVQIPVQVQSKRPNYAPIPVQPNKPLQMNFGLRQPDQVPPGVPQRIEVSQVQKGFRKPMSSPVLDSVFTDKVVMDPGFVPKVPVPANTVDTQCGEVSVKVHVQQDFLGNGQFINPSDLTLGGCPFVGFDDHARIVAFESVLQGCGSTLAKTPCFYHWLYNQMTEDSLIYSFVLVYSPSPIPDTPIVKTNEAMVGIHCIYPRMHNVSSNALHPTWIPYAALRAGEEKLQFSLKLMTDDWLYERPSTSYFLGDFINIEASVVRANHVPLRVYVESCAATLGPGGNAVTVYTFVENHGCMIDAKLTGSRSKFMPRIQDDKLQFQIEAFRFQQDASGLIYITCHLKATTSIPIDPTHKACSFLRETNSWVSANGDDQMCECCKTSCAMRKARSPYTEDSTLEDEATVGPIFVQGMPTIDDKPLFQIQESSPISAKDAEFPFEFVLLTGLVVGVGILCIIILGTLFYQRRRKHLALTCE; from the exons ATGGCTTCTTGGAGACCAGCCCTAGCTATGATGGTACCTCCATCTCAAGAGTTTGTCCAGATACCGGTGCAAGTACAATCCAAGAGACCCAACTATGCACCAATACCTGTTCAACCTAACAAACCTTTGCAAATGAATTTTGGACTGAGACAACCAGACCAAGTGCCACCAGGTGTACCTCAAAGAATTGAAGTTTCACAAGTCCAAAAGGGATTCCGGAAACCCATGTCAAGCCCTGTACTTGATTCTGTGTTCACAGATAAAGTGGTAATGGACCCAGGGTTTGTACCAAAGGTGCCTGTGCCAGCAAACACTGTGGACACTCAATGTGGAGAGGTGTCTGTCAAAGTACATGTCCAGCAAGATTTCTTGGGAAATGGTCAGTTCATCAACCCTTCTGATCTGACACTGGGTGGTTGTCCATTTGTTGGATTTGATGACCATGCCAGGATTGTTGCCTTTGAGTCGGTGCTTCAAGGCTGTGGTAGCACGCTTGCG AAAACTCCATGCTTCTACCATTGGTTGTACAATCAG ATGACTGAAGATTCACTTATTTACTCTTTTGTTTTGGTGTATTCACCTTCACCTATTCCTGACACTCCTATTGTGAAGACCAATGAAGCCATGGTTGGTATTCATTGCATCTACCCAAG GATGCACAATGTGAGTAGCAATGCCCTGCATCCCACCTGGATTCCTTATGCTGCATTGAGAGCTGGAGAAGAAAAGTTGCAGTTCTCCCTTAAACTCATGACTG ATGACTGGCTGTATGAGCGACCATCAACCTCCTACTTTCTTGGAGATTTCATAAACATTGAAGCCTCGGTGGTCCGTGCTAATCATGTACCCCTACGGGTTTACGTGGAAAGCTGTGCGGCTACTTTGGGCCCCGGTGGGAATGCAGTTACGGTGTACACCTTTGTTGAGAACCATGG ATGCATGATTGATGCCAAGCTGACTGGCTCCAGATCCAAGTTCATGCCCAGGATTCAAGATGACAAACTACAGTTTCAGATTGAGGCATTCAGATTTCAGCAAGATGCCAGTGGATTG ATCTACATTACTTGTCATCTGAAGGCTACAACATCCATTCCCATTGATCCAACTCACAAGGCCTGCTCTTTTCTTAGAGAAACTAACAG TTGGGTTTCTGCAAATGGAGATGATCAGATGTGTGAATGTTGTAAGACCAGCTGTGCTATGAGGAAAGCTAGAAGTCCGTATACTGAAG ATTCCACATTGGAAGATGAGGCTACTGTTGGCCCAATCTTTGTCCAAGGAATGCCAACAATTGATGACAAGCCCTTATTCCAAATTCAGGAATCTTCTCCAATTTCCGCAAAAGATGCAG AGTTCCCCTTCGAGTTCGTGCTTTTGACTGGTTTGGTGGTTGGAGTTGGAATCTTGTGCATCATTATCCTTGGAACGTTGTTTTACCAAAGGCGGAGAAAACACCTCGCTTTGACTTGTGAATGA